A single window of Fusobacterium perfoetens DNA harbors:
- a CDS encoding sigma 54-interacting transcriptional regulator, protein MSLLRKIQSHVKEYAKIISSVVECEVEIVDEEMIRVAGTGIFEKEENKISKGAIYKDVLLTGESHVIEDPSTHPLCKECSIKNSCHEKLEISAPILYKDKVIGVIGLVCLSDKIKNKVLKNISSHLRFTEQISDFISGKIFEFEEAIEKKERMDILSQIINNFDKCVLVLDYDGKIIDANDSAIRELRIGTDFRNNSRNINIIQKNEVIFGKDVFSAEIEKKKYTLVGSLLPISSFTNKEYKIFLFNNYSKTNEEISKITVAANPISIEDIIGDSEAVIDLKEKIKKIADTQSTVLITGESGTGKELIARAIHSCSKRSKKPFIAINCGAIPDSLLESELFGYVKGAFSGASSEGRVGKFELANGGVIFLDEIGEMPFYLQVKLLRVLQERSIVRIGSNKLIKLDIRVIAATNMDLKQKIREKSLEKIFTIGLMLFL, encoded by the coding sequence TTGTCTCTTTTAAGAAAAATACAATCTCATGTAAAAGAATATGCAAAAATAATTTCAAGTGTTGTTGAATGTGAAGTTGAAATAGTTGATGAAGAAATGATAAGAGTTGCTGGAACAGGTATATTTGAAAAAGAAGAAAATAAAATTTCAAAAGGAGCTATATATAAAGATGTACTTTTAACAGGAGAAAGTCATGTAATTGAAGATCCAAGTACTCATCCTCTGTGTAAAGAATGCAGTATAAAAAATAGCTGTCATGAAAAATTAGAAATATCTGCTCCAATTTTATATAAAGATAAAGTTATAGGAGTAATAGGACTTGTTTGTCTTTCAGATAAAATAAAAAATAAGGTTTTAAAAAATATAAGTTCACATTTAAGATTTACAGAACAAATAAGTGATTTTATTTCAGGGAAAATTTTTGAGTTTGAAGAAGCTATTGAAAAAAAAGAAAGAATGGATATTTTAAGCCAGATTATAAATAATTTTGATAAATGTGTTCTTGTTCTTGATTATGATGGAAAAATAATTGATGCAAACGATTCTGCAATTAGAGAATTAAGAATAGGAACAGATTTCAGAAATAATTCTAGAAATATAAATATTATTCAAAAAAATGAAGTTATTTTTGGAAAAGATGTTTTTTCAGCAGAAATTGAAAAAAAGAAATATACTCTTGTTGGAAGTTTACTTCCAATTTCATCTTTTACAAATAAAGAGTATAAAATTTTTCTTTTTAATAACTACAGTAAGACAAATGAAGAAATAAGTAAAATAACAGTAGCTGCTAATCCAATAAGCATAGAAGACATTATAGGAGATTCAGAAGCTGTTATAGATTTAAAAGAAAAAATAAAAAAAATAGCTGATACTCAGTCAACAGTTCTTATAACAGGAGAGAGTGGAACAGGTAAAGAACTTATAGCAAGAGCTATACATAGTTGCAGTAAGCGTTCTAAAAAACCTTTCATAGCTATAAATTGTGGAGCAATTCCAGATTCACTTCTTGAAAGTGAACTTTTTGGATATGTAAAAGGAGCTTTTAGTGGTGCAAGTTCTGAGGGAAGAGTTGGTAAATTTGAATTAGCAAATGGAGGGGTAATTTTTCTTGATGAAATAGGTGAAATGCCTTTTTATCTTCAGGTAAAGCTTTTGAGAGTTTTACAAGAAAGAAGTATTGTAAGAATAGGATCAAATAAATTAATAAAGTTGGATATAAGGGTTATAGCAGCAACAAATATGGATTTAAAGCAAAAAATAAGAGAAAAAAGTTTAGAGAAGATCTTTACTATAGGCTTAATGTTATTCCTTTAA
- a CDS encoding PstS family phosphate ABC transporter substrate-binding protein gives MTIRKSIIMLGIVLAGMGAYAKSSVVQIKGSDTILNASQAIVEEYMKTNKKARIAVTGGGSGVGIASLINKTADIAMASRNIKSSEVEALKKEGINIDEVVLGYDGITVIINHGNHIKDLDTKTLAGIFSGEITNWKELGGDDAKIVVLSRDSSSGTHAYFKEEVLRGGDKKSVVEYGQDTLYMPSNQAILQEVAKSKYAIGYIGMGYMNDTVDSVAVNGVKPTFETVANKTYPIAREVFWYVDSARDGVTKEVVDFAVSGKGQEIVKEEGFVPAH, from the coding sequence ATGACAATCAGAAAAAGTATTATAATGCTTGGAATCGTTTTAGCTGGAATGGGAGCATATGCAAAGTCATCTGTGGTACAAATTAAAGGTTCAGATACAATTTTAAATGCTTCTCAGGCAATTGTTGAGGAATATATGAAAACTAATAAGAAAGCAAGAATAGCAGTTACAGGAGGAGGATCAGGAGTAGGAATAGCTTCTCTTATAAATAAAACTGCTGACATTGCAATGGCATCAAGAAATATTAAAAGTTCTGAAGTTGAAGCATTAAAAAAAGAAGGAATAAATATAGATGAAGTTGTATTAGGATATGATGGAATTACAGTTATTATAAACCATGGAAACCATATTAAAGATTTAGATACAAAAACTCTTGCAGGAATCTTCTCTGGAGAGATAACTAACTGGAAAGAATTAGGAGGAGACGATGCTAAAATAGTAGTACTTTCAAGAGATTCTTCTTCAGGAACACATGCTTACTTCAAAGAAGAAGTTTTAAGAGGTGGAGATAAGAAAAGTGTAGTTGAATATGGACAAGATACACTATATATGCCATCAAACCAAGCTATTCTTCAAGAAGTTGCTAAATCAAAATATGCAATTGGTTATATAGGTATGGGATATATGAACGACACTGTTGATTCAGTTGCTGTAAATGGAGTTAAACCTACATTTGAAACTGTTGCAAATAAAACATATCCAATAGCAAGAGAAGTATTCTGGTATGTTGATTCAGCAAGAGATGGAGTAACAAAAGAAGTTGTAGACTTTGCTGTATCTGGTAAGGGACAAGAAATTGTAAAAGAAGAAGGATTTGTTCCAGCTCATTAA
- a CDS encoding HU family DNA-binding protein translates to MTKKEFVEDIATRGEYTKKEAEKIVNLFLETVEDNLEKGNSVGFVGWGKWEVTERAAREVRNPQTGKKMKIKAKKVVKFKVGKILEEKVKNAK, encoded by the coding sequence ATGACAAAAAAAGAATTTGTAGAAGACATCGCAACAAGAGGGGAATACACAAAAAAAGAAGCTGAAAAAATAGTTAATCTATTTTTAGAAACAGTTGAAGACAATCTAGAAAAAGGAAACTCTGTAGGTTTCGTAGGATGGGGAAAATGGGAAGTTACTGAAAGAGCTGCAAGAGAAGTAAGAAATCCTCAGACTGGTAAAAAAATGAAAATCAAAGCTAAAAAAGTAGTAAAATTCAAAGTTGGAAAAATTCTTGAAGAAAAAGTTAAAAATGCAAAATAG